The Candidatus Manganitrophaceae bacterium sequence ATTCTGCTCTTCATCCCGGCCACCGCTCTCTTTGCCGAGACCGTCGAATCTGTTTATCGGGATATTCCAGGCATTGGCAGTCGAAACCTTATCTGGGTGTTGTCCCAGGTCCATATCCTGTTCGGGGCCTTTGTCTTGGGTGTGCCGATGTTTATTATCACCATCGAGGTGATCGGCATCATGACAAAGGAGAAACGCTACGATCGCCTGGCCCTGGAGTTTATGGATTTGATTGTTGCCTGTTTTGCGACGACGGCCATGGTCGGGATTCTCTTTCTTTTTTCGCTGCTCGTCTTCTACCCTACCCTCATGACGGCCATGGCAGATATTTTTAAGCCCACCTATTTTGTCTATGTTTTCCTTTTCTTATACGAGACCCTTTCGGTGTATGTCTACTGGGACCGTTGGGAGAAGTGGCAAAACAGAAAAGGCCTTCATCTTTTCTGGGGGGTCATGCTTAATATTGCGGGGCTATTGCTTGTCATTCTGCCAAGCGGATTTCTTTCTTTTCAGGCCAGTCCGGTCGTTCTGAATCCGGATTTGGGTCCCTGGGCGAAGGCCTGGACCGCAATCAACAACCCGACCTGGCTTCCGGTGATCATCCACCGGGTGGTGGGGAACCTGATCCTGGGTGGATTTGTCTGCGGGGCCTATGCGGGCGTGGCTTATCTGGGCGCAAAGACTCAGGAAGAGCGGGAGCATTACGACTGGATGGGTTATATCGGGAATTTTATCGGCGTCTTCGGCCTTCTTCCGATGCCTTTTGCGGGTTATTTTCTGATGCGGGAAGTCTATGAATACAACCAGCAAATGGGAATTACGCTCATGGGAGGGATCTTGTCCTGGCTATTCATCCTCCAGGCGGTGCTGATCGGTGTTCTTTTTGTCGGGTCAAATTATTATTTCTGGCAGGGGATTGCCTATCGAACGCATTCTGCGCCGAAATACAAGAAGCCGATCATCATTATGCTGGTTGTACTGGTGGCTTCTTTTTCTGTCTGGCTCACACCGCATTCTCTTGTGGCCAGTGTCTCGGAAGCCAGGGCGATGGGGGGGGCACATCATCCTTTACTGGGTGTCTTTGGCGTGATGTCGGCAAAGTTAACGGTTGTCAATCTAATGATTCTAACAACCTTCGTCTGTTTTCTGCTCTACTGGCGAGCCGATAAGGTCATTACCGTAAAGTGGGGGAAATGGGCAAATATTTTCACAGTTCTTCTCCTCACCTCGGCAGTGATTGTCATTATCTGGTTGGGGGTTTATGGTTATTTTGTTCCCTCTGTTTATCGCGTGAATGTCCTTTCGGTAGCCCAGGTCCTGGCGGTGCTCTTTTGTCTTTTTACAATTACGCCCCTCACCGCACTCTCATTGAAGTCTGCAAAGCTGACCCATAAGATGAAGTGGGGGGTAATGCCGGCGCGCTCTCAATATGCCTTGGTGATCAATGCCGTTTTTGTGGTGTTGACCATGGCCCTGATGGGCTATGCCCGCTCCGCTTCGCGGGTCCATTGGCATATCTACGGCGTATTGGAAGATACCTCTCCATATGCCTATACGCCGACACTCGGGCTTGCTTCCTTCCTTTTTGTCTTGTCCACCGCGATCTTCTGCATATTGGTCGGCATTGTCTTTTGGACCTCGCATACAATTCGCCATAATCGCTTTTCAACACGATACTTTTTTCTGGCCCCAGTCTTTATGTGGTTTACCGAGCTCTTCAGCGATAGACCTAAAGAGCGCCCAAGTATTCCACAGGGGGGTGGAAAGTATGTTATTACAAAGGTATCACTTGTTGTGGGCCTGTTTTTGTTTGCATACAGCTATGTTGGCTATCAGGTCCCGCAAAAGATCGGGTTCCCTCCTGAAAAGAAGGGGTTGGATCTTACAAAGATCAAAACCAAGGCAGATATGGTTCAAATTGGTCAGGATATTTTCTACAGCAAGGGACAGTGCGCCCTTTGTCATGCAATCGGGGCGGGCGCGGGACGCTGTCCTAATTTGTCGGGCGTGGGGGCGCGACTAACACGCGAATTTATCTATGAGACGCTGACAAAACCCGATGCCTATGTAAAACTGGACTTCACTACAGCACTTCCGGTGAGTTTCTCAGCGCAAATGCCTGCCATCAATAAACCGCCCATTGGGCTCACAGAAGAGGAACTTATTACTATAATTGCCTTTGTTCAGAGCAATGGCGGAAAAGTAACAGTGACGCCTGAGGATTTGGCTTGGTTGGCAGATGGCCCGGCATTGGAAATGCACGATGTGATCCCTGAGGTGGAGCCTGCGGAATTGATTGAGGAAGAATCTGAGGAAGCCTCGGAAGAGTTGGCAATGATTCATGGGGAATCATCAGAAAAAAATAAACATTTTATTGTGGCGAATTCAAGAATAGGTGAAGAATAGATTGCGAATTGAGCATAAGAAAAACAGGATAATTGTCTTCTTCTTAATGGTTTTTATGCTCGTCTTGGCGGGTTGTGAGGATGAACATGTCGCCAAAGGGCATAAAATCTTTAGTCGCTATTGCTCAGCCTGTCATGGAGAGGATGGGGATGGGAAGGGATACAATGCGAACAATCTTGACCCAGTTCCTCGAGATTTGACCGATGGCGATGAGGATTATATGGCCAAGCTCTCAAATGACGAAATCTATGAGGTGCTTCAGGTTGGTGGCTACGGCGTTGATCTCTCAGGGGGGATGCCGGTTTGGGGAAAGGTTTTTTCAGAGGAAGAGCTCTGGTCGCTTGTTGCCTTTGTTCGGACGCTTCATCCCAATGAGGCCATTGAAATTGCCTTCACAAAGCCTGATTCTGAGGAACCGTTATTCGAGAAAAAACGCTTACGATATCCCAAGGTTCGAGAAAAAAAGTTTTATGATCTTCTTGAGGCCCTGGCTCCGGATGAAGATACTTTTCAGGAGCAGGTGGTGTTGGGGGAAGAGATCTACGCTGAGGTGGGATGTAATGCCTGTCACAGGGTTCATGGGGAAGGTGGGGAGTTAGGGCCTGATTTGTCGGGGGCCGGGTTTATGCTCCAGACGCAATTTATCTTTCGTTGGATACTGAATCCCCAGTCATTCAAGCCGAAAACAAGAATGGCCAACTTAGACTTAAACGACGAGGATGCTTTTGCGATTTCACTTTATATAAGCACGCTCAAATCGGCATCAGCAGAAAATGACGTTCCGGATGAAGAAGATCGTAATGCTGAGGACGAGGGGGTATAGGAATGAAAATGCCACTGATCGCTAAAGCCGCAACGCTTGAATTTACAATCTACCTTTTCATCAAGGTCGGTATTCCGATGTTTACAAGTCCGCTTCCATCCAGTGTCATTGCAATGTATATGATACTGGTCACCATCTCAATCTTGCTCTATGTGTCCATCTATGAAGATGACTTCGGGAGTTTTTATATCCCCATTACCGAGTTTATTCGAGGTGATGAAGAGGATAAACCGGGTCGGAAGATGAGCCGGGTTGCTGTTTTGATCATGATCCCCCTGTTTTTTGGTTTTCGTACCTATGAGAGTGTGAAACCTAATTTTGAGCCTCCCTTTCCGCAGCGTGTCATTCATCCTGCGCCTCCGGGGTCGGCTGCAGGCTTCGTGAATCCTTATAGGGAGGATGAAGCAAATCATGAGAAGTATGTCCAGGAGGGGAGAGAGGTTTTTTATCGTAATTGTGTTTTCTGTCATGGCGACAAACTGGATGGAAAGGGTTTCTTTGCCCATGCCTTGAATGTTAAACCCGCCAATTTTGCAGATCCAACCACGATCTCCATGCTGATGGAATCTTTTGTCTTCTGGCGGGTCAAGACGGGAGGAATTGGGCTTCCTGAAGAGGCAACCCCCTGGGATTCTGCAATGCCGAGATGGGAATTGATTTTATCAGAAGAGGAACGATGGAAGGTCATTATGTTTTTGTATGATTATACCGGATGGAAACCAAGAACCTGGGAGTTAGAGGCAGATGAGTAATCTGTTAATAAAAAGAACAGGATATATTTTCTTGCTACTGGTTACGTTTGGGCTGGGTTTGGGAGACTTCGTCTACGCGGACGAGGAGGATGGATCTGCCTCTCAGTCTGCTGAGGAGGAAGATCTTCCTGGGGATGATATGGCTGCCGGGAAGAAGATTTACGAAAAACGATGTATTTCCTGTCACGGGATTGAGGGCGATGGAGATGGACCTGCCGCAGACCTCTTTCAGCCGAAGCCAAGAAGTTTTAAAAAAGGGGAGTTCAAGTATCGAACGACTCCGCGGGGGGATATGCCGACAGATGACGATCTTTTTAAAGTGGTCACGCATGGACTCCCGGGTACGGGAATGCCCGATTGGGCAGATATTTTAAATGAAAAGAAGCGAAGGCAGGTCATCAAGTACATCAAGACCTTTTCAACGAAATGGGACGAGCAGACAGAGGCGCCGCACGTTGTTACGGTGGGTGAGCTCATCCCTTCTAGTGCGGAGAGTATTGATAGAGGGAAGAAGCAATTTACTTCATTGGGTTGTACTATTTGCCATGGAGCAGAAGGCCGGGGTGATGGACCCACAGCACTCTTTTTGAAAAACCACCGCGGTGATCCGGTCTACCCCAGGAATCTGAATAAGAACTGGCTGTTTCGGGGAGGTGGTGAGGCGAAAGATATCTATATGCGGGTCAACACCGGGATTAATGGAACCCCGATGCCTTCATTTGCGGCGAAACTCGACAATGAAAAGAGCTGGGATTTGGCAAATTTTGTCCGATCGCTTTCACCCGATAAGAAGCCCGAAGGAGGATCACTGATCAAGGCACGACTTATTGAGGGGGCAATCCCAACGGATCCGAACGATCCGCTGTGGGAGGAAACAGAGGAAAACTGGTTTCCGATGATGGGGCAGATTTCATTTAAGACGCGGCTCTTTAAACCGACAGTAACCGACATTACGGTGAAATCACTTTTTAACGAGACCGAAATTGGATTTATGTTGAAGTGGGATGATCGGAGTAAAAGCAAGGCAAGTAAGGCAGGTGCGAAAATTACTACTTATACAGATCAGGTTGCAATACAGTTTCCTGAGCATCTCCAGCCGGGTGGGGTTAAAAAGCCCTATTTTATCATGGGGGATGAAAAACTGGGCGTGAATCTATGGAACTGGGTCTCGGAAGGGGATCGACTCGTCGAGACGAATGCAAACGGGGTATGGAATAATAGTGAGGTGGCACAGGAAGGATTGGATATTTCCGGTCAAGGCGTATTTAAGGATGGACAATATCGTGTTGTGATGAAGCGCGCATTGCAGACTGCGGACAAGGAAAAAGATATACAATTTGAAGTTGGCGTGTTTTATCCGATTGCTTTTTTTGCGATGGACGGAACGAATGGGGAGACTGATTCAAGACGGTCCATTACCCCGTGGTATTTTATTTTTATGGAACCCGAAATTGATAAAACGATCTATTTTTACCCGCCGGTCGTTGTGGTCTTTGTATTCGGTATCCAGTTTGTTCTCGTCAAATGGTTGAAGAAGAATTATAAAAAATCCGGGAAGGGATAGGGTGAAAATTCCGAAATCCGGTAGTTTAAAGCGGGGTGGGGCGTTGACATTATAAGCGCAGCGTTTTACAATGCGGGACTTTTTAATCTTTGTTGGGGATAGCGATTTCGGGGGAGTCCTGGATTGGGGAAATCCAGAGAGATTTCATTTATATCGGGACCCTCGGAATTATCTGTTCCCTCCTTTTTACCCTCGGATTTTCAGGTTCTGCCTTGGCAACGCATGAGGCGGATCATCGATTCACGATATCGGGTTATGTCCGGGATGCGGCAGGAAAGCCGCTCTCCGGTTCCCTCGTCATACTGGAACATAAAGGCGGGGTCAAGAAAGAGAAAAAATCAGATCCTCGTGGATATTATGAGGTTATGTTTCACCTTCATAATGACAACATTGGGGATGAGATTTTTGTTTCGGTCGGCGATGTTGTTCGAAAAATAATGGTTCAGTTTGACCCTGACGATCGGTTTACGGATCGACGCAGTGAGCCTGTCAATTTTGGCGCGGCGAGCAAGGATACTTCTGAGTGGATCTACTGGAGCGGCGGAGTCGCTCTTATCCTAAGTGCCCTTGTATATTTGCGGGCATTTAAAAAAAAGAAGCCAAGGCAAAAGAGAAGAAAGAAAGATAAGATTCGCAAAAGAAAATAATTGTAATCTTGGCAAGAACGTACAAACAGGTGTTTCTCGCCAAGTAAGCGCAGAGTGCTTTAAAGAACCCTTTTTCTTTTGTGTGTAGGTGTTCGGAGGATTTAAAACATGAAGCCGGGTGAAAAAAAAGAAGAATCGACCGAGGAGGTCAGCCGAAGGAAATTCATCACCATGATGAGCTTGGGCGTCGGGTGGGGTGGCATTTTGGCGTCACTTGGAGGTATCGGCGCCGGAGCCCTTCGGTTTATGGTTCCAAGTGTACTCTATGAGCCACCCACCATTTTTAAGATCGGAAGACCGGAAGTTTACGGGGTCGGTGTTGACACAAAATTAAAAAAAGAGCGCCAGATTTGGGTCGTTCGAAATGAGCGTGGGATCTATGTTCTCGTGTCGATTTGTCGGCACTTGGGGTGTACGCCGAACTGGTTCGGGGATCAGAAGCTCTTTCGATGTCCCTGTCATGGCAGCATCTATGATACCCGCGGAAATGTGGTCGGAGGCCCGGCACCAAGAACTTTATGGCGGGCGGCCATTTCGATTGATCCGGTTGATGGACAGATCATCGTTGATTTTAGTACGCGGCAGGATCCTGATCCAAAAGGAACAGAGGAAGGCCTGATGGTTGAAGAGATGAGTCGTGAGGTGGAACCCTACTTTCTAAAGGTTTAGTCCTAAAGGTATTGTTGTGGAGGAGATAAAGGTCTCATGTTGAAGTTGCTTGAGCGGGTTTTAGCGGTTGCCAGAACAACGCAGGTCTGGAAGTCAATATTCAGGCATGGTTTCCCAAGTACGGACGGTAACCGTGCCTTGGTCATGTTCAGTAATGTCATTCTCCATCTCCATCCTGTCAGGGTTCGACGAGGTGCCCTTAAGATCAAATTTACCTGGTGTCTGGGTGGTTTGACCTTCCTGTTTTTCATCCTCCTGGCGATTTCTGGCGTATTTCTCATGTTCTATTATGTCCCGGATACGCGTCAAGCCTACTCCAATATGAAAGATTTAGGCACGGTGATCTACTTCGGGAGCCTGTTCCGGGCGGTTCACCGCTGGTCGGCACACGCGATGGTCTTTTCTGTCTGGATGCATATGACCCGTGTTTTTATGACCGGTTCGTACAAACCGCCCAGGGAGTTTAATTGGGTGGTAGGCGTCATTCTTTTGGCGATCACACTGGTATTGAGCTGGACAGGCTACCTCCTTCCGTGGGATCAGTTGGCCCTTTGGGCGGTCACGGTTGGGGCCAAGATGGCGGAGGCCTCCCCGATGCTTGGGAGTTCCGGGCCGTTTGGCCCTGAGTTGGGGATGACCTCAAGTAATGATGTCGCGTTTGTTCTTCTCGGAGGAACGGTGGTCGGTCAGAGCGCGCTCCTTAGGTTCTATGTCCTGCACTGTCTTGCATTGCCATTGGTTACTGCGTTATTCATCGCAGTTCATTTTTGGCGGATACGGAAAGATGGTTTTTCAGGCCCCCTTTAATCGATATACCTAACTGAGAAGATCCTATGGCAGAAGAAGAATCAAATCCCGGGGCGGTTCAATCAAAGGCACTTGCAAAGGCCCCGGATAAACCCGGCAGGTTTGCCGCACTGTTGAAGAAGAGCTCCAAAGGGTCGATGGCGCCTGAAGACACGGTACTGGTCTGGCCCCATCTGGTTTATATCGAACTGATTTGTATCCTGTTCGGGGTTGCACTCATCCTTTTTCTATCGCTCATCTCCCCTGCACCCCTGGAGGAGTTGGCGAGCGCGGATACAACGCCAAATCCGACCAAGGCACCCTGGTATTTCCTGGGATTACAGGAGTTACTGGTCTATTTTGATCCATGGCTCGCTGGGGTGGTCTTACCCACGATGATTATCATCGGGCTTGTCCTTATCCCTTACATTGATCCAAACCCCAAGGGGAAGGGCTACTATACCTTCTCAGAACGCAAGTTCTCGATTATGGGTTTCAGCTTTGGCCTGGCGCTCTGGTACATCCTGATTATTGTCGGCGTCTGGTTCCGAGGACTGGATTGGTCCTGGTATTGGCCTTGGGACGATCCCCATATGCATCAACCGGCTGGCGCTGTGAAGCTGGTTGACCTTGAGGTTATTCTGACCAGTGTATTGGGATTAAGTGAGTCGCCCCTCGTGACCTTGGGACGTTATGCGGTCACAATGGCAAATCTGATCACATGGGCTTTTTTCCTTGGATATTACGCGATCGGGTTTTCGCTTCCCTTTCTTTTTCTGAGAAATTTTTACAGAAGGCTCGGTTTTGTTCGCTATAACCTTGTGATGTTTTTGTTCCTTTCGATGATGGGCGTTCCCCTGAAAATATTTTTGAGATTACTGGCCGATATTAAATATGTGCTGGTAACCCCCTGGTTTAAGATTTAACGTAAGCTGGAGCGGAAAATGGATGATTTATGGGCATACCCCTACCGATTGGGAATAGGAATATTCATCGGAGTCGGGACACTTGTTCTTACAGGCTTCTTCGTCGGTATTGCGGTTTTGCTTGAGAGATCATTTAAGAAAGATAAATAAGTAGCATCGTGAGATTAAATCATTGGATTGGGGTTTTACTATTTATGACGTTCACCCCGTCTTTTTCTTAAGATACTGGATTAACTATGAAAAAGCACATACTGTTTGCCGCGCTTAGCGTAATCATCTTCCTTGAGTTGGGAATGTTTGTCTACAGGGAATATAGC is a genomic window containing:
- a CDS encoding c-type cytochrome, encoding MVFMLVLAGCEDEHVAKGHKIFSRYCSACHGEDGDGKGYNANNLDPVPRDLTDGDEDYMAKLSNDEIYEVLQVGGYGVDLSGGMPVWGKVFSEEELWSLVAFVRTLHPNEAIEIAFTKPDSEEPLFEKKRLRYPKVREKKFYDLLEALAPDEDTFQEQVVLGEEIYAEVGCNACHRVHGEGGELGPDLSGAGFMLQTQFIFRWILNPQSFKPKTRMANLDLNDEDAFAISLYISTLKSASAENDVPDEEDRNAEDEGV
- a CDS encoding cytochrome c, coding for MKMPLIAKAATLEFTIYLFIKVGIPMFTSPLPSSVIAMYMILVTISILLYVSIYEDDFGSFYIPITEFIRGDEEDKPGRKMSRVAVLIMIPLFFGFRTYESVKPNFEPPFPQRVIHPAPPGSAAGFVNPYREDEANHEKYVQEGREVFYRNCVFCHGDKLDGKGFFAHALNVKPANFADPTTISMLMESFVFWRVKTGGIGLPEEATPWDSAMPRWELILSEEERWKVIMFLYDYTGWKPRTWELEADE
- a CDS encoding ubiquinol-cytochrome c reductase iron-sulfur subunit; amino-acid sequence: MMSLGVGWGGILASLGGIGAGALRFMVPSVLYEPPTIFKIGRPEVYGVGVDTKLKKERQIWVVRNERGIYVLVSICRHLGCTPNWFGDQKLFRCPCHGSIYDTRGNVVGGPAPRTLWRAAISIDPVDGQIIVDFSTRQDPDPKGTEEGLMVEEMSREVEPYFLKV
- a CDS encoding cytochrome B6, which encodes MAPEDTVLVWPHLVYIELICILFGVALILFLSLISPAPLEELASADTTPNPTKAPWYFLGLQELLVYFDPWLAGVVLPTMIIIGLVLIPYIDPNPKGKGYYTFSERKFSIMGFSFGLALWYILIIVGVWFRGLDWSWYWPWDDPHMHQPAGAVKLVDLEVILTSVLGLSESPLVTLGRYAVTMANLITWAFFLGYYAIGFSLPFLFLRNFYRRLGFVRYNLVMFLFLSMMGVPLKIFLRLLADIKYVLVTPWFKI
- a CDS encoding carboxypeptidase regulatory-like domain-containing protein, giving the protein MGIAISGESWIGEIQRDFIYIGTLGIICSLLFTLGFSGSALATHEADHRFTISGYVRDAAGKPLSGSLVILEHKGGVKKEKKSDPRGYYEVMFHLHNDNIGDEIFVSVGDVVRKIMVQFDPDDRFTDRRSEPVNFGAASKDTSEWIYWSGGVALILSALVYLRAFKKKKPRQKRRKKDKIRKRK
- a CDS encoding c-type cytochrome; amino-acid sequence: MSNLLIKRTGYIFLLLVTFGLGLGDFVYADEEDGSASQSAEEEDLPGDDMAAGKKIYEKRCISCHGIEGDGDGPAADLFQPKPRSFKKGEFKYRTTPRGDMPTDDDLFKVVTHGLPGTGMPDWADILNEKKRRQVIKYIKTFSTKWDEQTEAPHVVTVGELIPSSAESIDRGKKQFTSLGCTICHGAEGRGDGPTALFLKNHRGDPVYPRNLNKNWLFRGGGEAKDIYMRVNTGINGTPMPSFAAKLDNEKSWDLANFVRSLSPDKKPEGGSLIKARLIEGAIPTDPNDPLWEETEENWFPMMGQISFKTRLFKPTVTDITVKSLFNETEIGFMLKWDDRSKSKASKAGAKITTYTDQVAIQFPEHLQPGGVKKPYFIMGDEKLGVNLWNWVSEGDRLVETNANGVWNNSEVAQEGLDISGQGVFKDGQYRVVMKRALQTADKEKDIQFEVGVFYPIAFFAMDGTNGETDSRRSITPWYFIFMEPEIDKTIYFYPPVVVVFVFGIQFVLVKWLKKNYKKSGKG
- a CDS encoding DUF4405 domain-containing protein — translated: MLKLLERVLAVARTTQVWKSIFRHGFPSTDGNRALVMFSNVILHLHPVRVRRGALKIKFTWCLGGLTFLFFILLAISGVFLMFYYVPDTRQAYSNMKDLGTVIYFGSLFRAVHRWSAHAMVFSVWMHMTRVFMTGSYKPPREFNWVVGVILLAITLVLSWTGYLLPWDQLALWAVTVGAKMAEASPMLGSSGPFGPELGMTSSNDVAFVLLGGTVVGQSALLRFYVLHCLALPLVTALFIAVHFWRIRKDGFSGPL
- a CDS encoding c-type cytochrome, which gives rise to MSKSEDVMNVKKGIKQPILWGSLLFMILLFIPATALFAETVESVYRDIPGIGSRNLIWVLSQVHILFGAFVLGVPMFIITIEVIGIMTKEKRYDRLALEFMDLIVACFATTAMVGILFLFSLLVFYPTLMTAMADIFKPTYFVYVFLFLYETLSVYVYWDRWEKWQNRKGLHLFWGVMLNIAGLLLVILPSGFLSFQASPVVLNPDLGPWAKAWTAINNPTWLPVIIHRVVGNLILGGFVCGAYAGVAYLGAKTQEEREHYDWMGYIGNFIGVFGLLPMPFAGYFLMREVYEYNQQMGITLMGGILSWLFILQAVLIGVLFVGSNYYFWQGIAYRTHSAPKYKKPIIIMLVVLVASFSVWLTPHSLVASVSEARAMGGAHHPLLGVFGVMSAKLTVVNLMILTTFVCFLLYWRADKVITVKWGKWANIFTVLLLTSAVIVIIWLGVYGYFVPSVYRVNVLSVAQVLAVLFCLFTITPLTALSLKSAKLTHKMKWGVMPARSQYALVINAVFVVLTMALMGYARSASRVHWHIYGVLEDTSPYAYTPTLGLASFLFVLSTAIFCILVGIVFWTSHTIRHNRFSTRYFFLAPVFMWFTELFSDRPKERPSIPQGGGKYVITKVSLVVGLFLFAYSYVGYQVPQKIGFPPEKKGLDLTKIKTKADMVQIGQDIFYSKGQCALCHAIGAGAGRCPNLSGVGARLTREFIYETLTKPDAYVKLDFTTALPVSFSAQMPAINKPPIGLTEEELITIIAFVQSNGGKVTVTPEDLAWLADGPALEMHDVIPEVEPAELIEEESEEASEELAMIHGESSEKNKHFIVANSRIGEE